GATGGTAATGGGATTGAAGTTGTTGAGGAGATCGTTGGGCACGCCATTGGTGAGCATGGAAGCACCCTGAGAATTGAACAAGGCTCCAATACCCTCGTCGTTGATCCAGTACAtggggaagaagaggaagaatCTGCAGGCCATAAGAGTGGAATTGACGTCAAAGACAAAGTCCTCGGAGTAGGTGGGTGGCTTGCGCATAATTCTTTGGTACAAGACTCCGTAAAAGCCACTGAGAACAGAACTTTTGCTGGGAGGGACCTTGTAGACATCCTTTCGAACGTACCACAGAAGAGGAGGCAAGAGAAAGTAGAGGATGGTGGGGATGAGAAAGGCGAGCCAGAAACCAACCCTTTTCTCAGAGTAGGCTGTAGCAATACCCAGAGTGACCCCAATGTTGATGCCCCAATAGTAGACCAGGGTCATTCTTTGCAGAGTAGCATCTCTGTCAATGACTACTTCTTCGCCAGAAGGCAGCTTCTTTACCCAATTTGCCTTTTCTCGGTActggtccagcagcagaggtaGAATGTTGGGTTTGAACAGACCAGTTCCGATAGCAAAGACCAACAGGCCGACCATGAAGACACCGAAAGACGCGTTGGTGTGTTCGATAATACCGGGGATGCCAGCAATCACAattatcacgtgacccactCCACACACAATGGTGCCGGCCCAGATGGTGTTGAATCGTCCGTATCGGGCGTCGGCAAGCCAGGCTCCCCAGAGAGGAGCCACGTAGGAGAGAAACTGCAAAACGAGAGTGACGACGGTGGCAATTTGGAGACCCTTCCCTAGAGCTCCGGGAGTCAGCTGAGTGCCTACTGGTGAAGCTCCCCATCCGTTTCCTCCCTCAGGAAAGGGAAACTGGACGTAGTTTGAGATGACATTGACTAGGCCGTAGTAGGAGCCACGTTCGGCAAACTCGACAATTGACAAGAGGTAGGTCATTTTTCCAACCGGTCCAGCAATGTGTCTGAGATCCTTGTCGGAATCTGTGGCGGTTCTGAGACCCTCAGGGTTATGTTCGTCCGTGTAGGCAGCCCATTCGGAGTACACCTCTTGGACTGAGCAGCTGTCGGTGACTTCGACGATGATGTCTTCGCGTTTTTCTTTGGTCAGGATAGATGCAGGtcgagaaggagttggGGTTCGAGTAGAGTCCATACTGGCTCGGACTCTCTCTAGAGCCAGGTGTTTGGACATGTTGACAGTGGTTGTAGGAGATGTTGATGAAGTTGATGATGTAACAGATCAGAGAAAGGCACATACTTATACCATGTACGTCTGGTGCACGTAGATGAAGACTCGTATGACTGGCACGCGGTTATCTCGGTGTGTGGGGAATATGTAGATGTTTGTTTGCGGAGTCGCAGCAAGCTGAGGGGTGGGCAATTTTGGATCGAACTGCATTGTTATGATCGTGGAAAAGAGGGGAATCGACCAAAGTAGGTAACTGTAGCATCATCATAGAGCTATTTTCAATCGACGGGTTTATCTCACACGAAGAGATCTGCATTTCTCATGTCGGCGGCTAAGCATGTGCAGAGGAATATGCAAGTCCACATGTTGGAGCATGAGCTGAGTTGAAGAGAGATGTTGTTGGTATCACTGTGGTCGTTGGGGACGGGAGATTTCATTtggtttgtttgtttttctctgtctttttttcagCGAGCTCTGGAGGCACTTTTTCGCTCCAGATCAGCTTGGATTAGATTAGGTTGAGTGAACGGTGAGAATGCAGACGGAGTGGAGCGAGAGCACCATGTACGATACGAAGTCGAGTGGGGTTTTCGTGGTGGAATGATGGGGTCAAACAGTGACTTTGGGTCAGATTCTTTCTGCGCGAAAACTGCCGCCGGAGGCCATCAACGGGCATTTACGGGCTTAAGCGGGGGTCATCAACGGAATAGGTATCACAACTATAACACCACAGCTGTTCTCGGAGATGGCTTCCCGACGGTTCAGGGAATGCACGAGAgccggtacagtacttgttgtatgccggtacaagtacttgttgttttccggtacaagtacttgtttGTATTTCGCATTACTGCTTCTGCCCTCAATGAGTCAACTGGAAGTGTTTGAGTTCCAGTTGTGCAGGTTGGaggtatgtactgtactgtaccatgATCTCGCCCCAACGATATAGTACTGTGAACTTTTCCGGAGCTGATAATAGAAAAAGTGAATGGCCTTCTACCAACGAATGTCATCCTACCCAGTCTGTTGCGTatgctgtacttgtacccgtatagtactgtaccagcacttgtatgtacaagtatacaCTGGCATTGTCCATAGTAgaagtatgtactgtacctcaTTTCTCCCCTACCAATTAACCCAAAATAAGAATTTACCTCTGAGATGAAGATGCGACCATGCCGTATCGCTCACCAGGAGCTGTCATACAAGACATGTCATGATGATGTGGAAGGCTTTTGATTATCAATGTCCAATTTCGTCACCTCTTCTAGTTAAATATTTCCATCATGGATCGTCTCACCATCCAGTCGGCTTGTATCGCCTCATTCTTACTTGTCCTCGTGCTGGTGCTAGAGCTTTCTCATTGTCCTTTCCCCCCTGTGACTGGCTGGCTGATAAGCTTGAAGCTACGTAACTGTAGCGGAGAACGAGTATGATGTTAAGACGAGTACGAGGGTAAGACGAGTACGGGGAAGACGAGTACGGGGAAACGAGTACGAGGGTAAGACGAATACGTACTAGTAGGTTGATATCTGGCCGCATTTGATTACGGAGACGAAAAACTATCATCCTGGGGTTCTTTTTCGggcatcacgtgatctcatTTCCCTTTGTCGTTGCTCTTTAATGTTCATTTTCAATCGTTGGTGTGCCGTTGCAACTCATCATCGTAGTTTTTCGCCAAGTGAACTACAGTGTAcatatgtatgtacatacatacttCCCGCGCGTATAATATAGCAGTCGTAGTCGGACCGCAATGTGCTGCCGCTACTGTGCTGtgactactgtaccataGATCTTGGTTGTCTTCTAGCCATCGGTAATTTCTTGTATTTGTAtacgtactcgtacctaCACGAGACTCACAATGACCGAGTAGGAGCGGCTAACGTGGATCCACCCCACCCAAGGAACCCCGCCTGCAGGCCGTACCTAGAAAGTGCACTCCATGCATCCAGCCCCACAGTTGCCGCAATTGCCAGTGTATTGCCactgccactgccactgTTCGATATTTTGGTGCTGTACGATACCGGGGACGACCATATCTCGTTTTTGTTCTATCGAGTGCCATAGATAGTTCAGTCCAGACTCAGTCCAGACTCAGTCCAGACTCAGTCCAGACTCATGAAGGGCTGTGCAGATTTAGATTCCTGACAGTCACAGTTTTGGAAAGAGACAGAATTTTACGTCATTGTGGgtggctacttgtaggagcAATGGAAATTCGTTGTATCATATGAAGAAAAAGCAGCTCACAGGTAGACAATGTGGCATTCCTGCTTTTGGTTGGTGTTTGTCATGCTGTTTATGGTCCGTTATCCACTCTTAGGAGTCCACGATCTCCAACCACTTAACTAGTCGCGGAATACCAAGATCCGCGGAAACTCCAAAACGGAACATATGAAAGGACGTATAACTGTGGATGGAAGGACACCACCTGAAATCTGAAAATACCACAAGAAACTACAGATTTCACATTACAGTTCGACACCTTTTCTAATTAAAAATACTTCTTTCAAGCCTTTCAAATCGCCGTCGCTTTTATTTCGCAACTTTTGGTCTGAGTAGACAGTAAAACCGTCCAACAAAGTTCGCCAGCACCGTGGGCCCGTTTAGCTTAGGGGTAGAGCGTTGCACTTGTATTTTCAGAATGTACTGGAATGCAAAGGTCACTGGTTCGATTCCAGTATCGGGCAGTTCTTTTTGCCCCGTCAGCCCCTGACGTTCCGTCATGCACATTCTGCTTCATGTGTGCCGGTTTTCAGCGTGCCACTACCTATGTTCTGCCCCTTACATCCACAGCTGTAATACGACTGAACTCTGTCTGTCTACTGTGCGATATTGTACCATAACTCACAGTGCAAGTTAGCCGTTAGTTTTAGCTCTTGTATGCACTGTGGCGTAAGGTTGCGCGGTACAGTAACTGGAGCTGAGTAAAAAAAAGCACATAGATAGAGTAGAAGACGGGGCAGGTGTTGTGATAGACAGCGGATGAAAAGATATTTCGCCAGTTGGGTGTGCACATACGGAAAAGTGTCTTGCAGATTGCGTTTGCTGTTGACCACTCAGGATCTACGGGCTTCGTTTCCGTGTCCCGTCTCCGTTCGATAAAGTTCACTGCCTGGTATCAATCAATCTCACCTTGCACAACTCTGAAGAGCACAACATTTTACGACATCTCGAGTGTTTTCACCGAGCGGGCAAAAACGGGAGTACTAGATAGCGAGAACTAGAGACGGCAGTGCCCAGTTGAGAAGCACCGACGACCCATCttcaaaaaaacacaaaaaacagCAAGTGAAACCTCTTTCGACAGCAACCAAAACCGCACCCTTCACCACTCTCATGGACGACGTACCGTTAATAGTGGGACTGACCTCGGGCCTGGGAACGCTGATTCTCGGGCTCATTCTCATCACAGTGTGGCTGACCATCCCCTCGAGCCGATCGTCCGGCCGTATCAGACTGGGAGGCTCTGCTCCGGGATCCTACGACGATGAACAACAGTTTCTACGGGACGAGGTCGAGGCCATCGAGGCCATGGACGAACAGCAACGCGAGGCCTACTTTGCCGCCAAGGCCTTCATCCAGACCAACCCCCCAAACAGCGCCCAGAGCGAGATATCTCTCGGCCAGTACATGACCATCCAGGAGAAGGGCGTGGCAGCCTGGGAGTTCCAGATGGACCTGTTTGCCAACACGAGCAGCGCAGCCCTCAGCAACGCCGCCCAGAGCGCCCACATTACCTGCTTTGTGGAAAACCGCACGGAGCTGCAGTTTCTGGGAGGTGTCATCAACCGACAGACCGACTCCGACATCACATACACGTCGCCACGGTCGGTCCAGACCAACCTGCCGCTCCCCAAACAAAATGAAACCTACTACTGGGAGGTCAAGATGTATGACAAGCCCGTCGATACCACCGTGGCCGTGGGACTGTGCACCAAACCATACCCTCTGTCTCAGCTCCCGGGACAGCACCGGTACTCTGTGGGCTTCGAGTCCACCGGCCACAAGCGCAACAACCAACCCTTCAACGACGTGCCCAAGTACGGACTACCCTTCAACCAAGGCGATGTTGTTGGCGTGGGTTACCGACCCCGAAGTGGcaccatcttcttcacccGCAATGGAAAAAGACTCGAAGAGGTGGTCCACGGCATGCGGCTCAACCTCTTCCCCACCGTGGGCGCTACCGGACCTTGTCAACTGCATGTTAATTTCGGACAGTCTGGATTTGTGTTCATCGAGGCCAATGTCAAAAAGTGGGGTTTGGCCCCCGTCCAGGGCAACCTGGCCCCTCCGCCTCCCTACGGCCGACACCAGCAAAACtcgctgcttctggagTCGGAAGAACCCGAGGCCGAGGTTGACGAACCCGAAtcccctcctccttctttcgagAGGACTCTGACCAGCACCTCCACCGCTTCTCTGGGAGACCTCCAATGCGAGTACCCCGAAGAAAGCATCAATCTGGCCAAACTGACCCCCCAACAGGGGTCCGTGGAGAACTTGCCCCGAGCTTCCGAGACTGCGACCAACAACCAGCCTACTAGCTCTGTTACAGTGGAAGATGTCACTGATGAGACCACCCCTGGAGATGCAGTTAGCGTCTCTTCCTCTACGTCCGACGGCCAAACAGTCCTGGACATGTTGGAGGAAGCTCAGTCTGTCATCATCGATCCTCCCCAGCGGTCTCTTAACACGTCACCACCTCCTAGTTATAAGAGCGACAGTGACTCAAGTTGAGACAGCATTCCACTGACTATTTAATGTacatttatttattgagGCGAATCTAAGAACGGAAACGAAGAAATGAGTCCACAACAACCTTTGAAAGAAGGGCCGTAAGTCATGAGTGGTGTGTCTACAATGTAGTGTGTATGTAACTAAATACACATGTTTGTAACTACTACAGAATCATTCTGGCCATTGCATTATAAAGAATCATGAAATTATGTGGTTATACAAGAGCTCAGTACCCGCCTGATTCCTGTGTATTGTACTTCGTAGCTAAGTCCAAGCGTAAGGAGACTTTGCTCTCAGTTTCTCTCCATGAATATAAAAGACGAAAGGAATAGGAATCATGATGCAACTGACAAACCCCAGCAAACTGGTGGCCCAATGGTAGCTCCAGTTGTCAAACATTTGTCGTGCAAACAGAGGGAAGGCGCAGGCCATGGCCGATCGTACAAAGGCGTTGGCAGCCATCGCTGAAGCAGCGTAGACTCGATAACCGTCTACGAGGAACCCAAAAGTGCCAGCAAACACAAGAACGATGCCTGCTCCAAAAAATCCGGAGCCGATCATGGGAACAATCCAGTGAATGGAAGGATAACATGTCCATCCGAACCAAAAGAGACCAATGGGACACAGGAAGCAACCAATCATCATGGGGATGAGTTTCAGCTCGGGCGCTCCTCCGGGTTTTCCCTTGGCgatctccttgtcgttgaaCCTCTTGGTCAGGTATCTCATTAAGGGAATGGATCCGTAAGTCGCTGTCAGTTGGCCGACTCCTAGAGGCAGAAACGACATGCCCTTGAATTGGAGCTGGAAGTTGTAGATGTTACCAAACACCAGAGGAAAGACCACAAAGAAGCCGTACACAATGGCCAGTAGAAATCCAGAGTAGACACAGACTAGCAGTACCATTGGATCTCGACTCAGAAGTCCAAACGGTCGCTGACAGTTGGTCATGACACTTTTTCCCAGAGACTGAGTCTTCTTAGTCTCCATCAGAGCACAGGTGTAGTAGACTGGGGTCTTTTCGTTGATGGTAACTGGAGCACTGGGGTTCTTTTCTGggtctctggagaagacagaAACCAAATGATCTTTCAAGTTCTTCTCCCGTTCACCTCTCAGTCTTCTGACTTTTCGTTCAGTGAGCACAGGAGCATAGGTTTCCTTGGAGAACAGGATGACAATGGCAAAAAGCACTCCACTCCAGATCATCATTACCCAGAAGGCCCATCTCCACTTTGTGTTTTGAACAATGAATCCTGAAATCAGAGGGCCGATTACTGGACCAAAAAAGGgggagattgagaaggtTGACATTGCTAGCACCAGCATATCGCCctcggtcttcttgtcgaaGATGTCGGTGATAGTacctccagagacagcGGCAAACGAGGAGCTGAAAAAGGCGCTGAGAAACCGTCCAACCAGCATTGTCTGGATGTTAGGTGCTAGACACACTGGCAACTGGAAGATAACGTAAAGAAACAGACCAGCAATGTAGATGGGTCTTCGTCCATAGTACTCAGACAGGGGTGCAAACAACATGGGTCCGGAACCTAGACCCAGAATGAACAGGGAAATACCTAGAGAAGCCACCACTTTTCCACAATGAAGTTCTTTCATGATGGGTCCTGTAGCGTTACCAAACGCACTGGAATTGGCTGTGATTTGGAGGAACGTTGCACACACAATGCCTGCTAGTAGCCACTTGTGAGCCAAGCTGAGTTGTGTAGAGATATTCTCAGGGTCATCAGGTTCAAGAGTCACCATGATGACTTCGGGTCGGCGATCTCCATCTTGGGTGTCACTCAGAGATCTGGGGCCATCAGAAACCGTTGGTGGAGTTTTGATTTCAGCAACATTCACTTCGGGAGAACTATTCGCAGTAGAGTGCTCGAATGAACTTGCT
The Yarrowia lipolytica chromosome 1A, complete sequence genome window above contains:
- a CDS encoding uncharacterized protein (Compare to YALI0A18832g, similar to uniprot|Q9URL7 Candida albicans Peptide transport protein), whose protein sequence is MSKHLALERVRASMDSTRTPTPSRPASILTKEKREDIIVEVTDSCSVQEVYSEWAAYTDEHNPEGLRTATDSDKDLRHIAGPVGKMTYLLSIVEFAERGSYYGLVNVISNYVQFPFPEGGNGWGASPVGTQLTPGALGKGLQIATVVTLVLQFLSYVAPLWGAWLADARYGRFNTIWAGTIVCGVGHVIIVIAGIPGIIEHTNASFGVFMVGLLVFAIGTGLFKPNILPLLLDQYREKANWVKKLPSGEEVVIDRDATLQRMTLVYYWGINIGVTLGIATAYSEKRVGFWLAFLIPTILYFLLPPLLWYVRKDVYKVPPSKSSVLSGFYGVLYQRIMRKPPTYSEDFVFDVNSTLMACRFFLFFPMYWINDEGIGALFNSQGASMLTNGVPNDLLNNFNPITIIVCIPIVDYIIYPTLRRLKINFRASFRMFLGFMLAAASSGAGAIIQWRVYETSPCGYYATECPEGVSHITIWWQVVPYFLAAVSEIFAVITSYELAYSLSPAGLESVVMSLLLSMSAVSTAIKTAITPALKDPDLIWPFVGIACGGVGFAVVFLICFWRLGKDQVRPLT
- a CDS encoding uncharacterized protein (Compare to YALI0A18898g, weakly similar to uniprot|Q96UB6 Neurospora crassa Conserved hypothetical protein, similar to Saccharomyces cerevisiae SSH4 (YKL124W); ancestral locus Anc_2.448) — its product is MDDVPLIVGLTSGLGTLILGLILITVWLTIPSSRSSGRIRLGGSAPGSYDDEQQFLRDEVEAIEAMDEQQREAYFAAKAFIQTNPPNSAQSEISLGQYMTIQEKGVAAWEFQMDLFANTSSAALSNAAQSAHITCFVENRTELQFLGGVINRQTDSDITYTSPRSVQTNLPLPKQNETYYWEVKMYDKPVDTTVAVGLCTKPYPLSQLPGQHRYSVGFESTGHKRNNQPFNDVPKYGLPFNQGDVVGVGYRPRSGTIFFTRNGKRLEEVVHGMRLNLFPTVGATGPCQLHVNFGQSGFVFIEANVKKWGLAPVQGNLAPPPPYGRHQQNSLLLESEEPEAEVDEPESPPPSFERTLTSTSTASLGDLQCEYPEESINLAKLTPQQGSVENLPRASETATNNQPTSSVTVEDVTDETTPGDAVSVSSSTSDGQTVLDMLEEAQSVIIDPPQRSLNTSPPPSYKSDSDSS
- a CDS encoding uncharacterized protein (Compare to YALI0A18920g, similar to uniprot|P38776 Saccharomyces cerevisiae YHR048w related to multidrug resistance proteins), whose protein sequence is MDTPTTSHHEVVSTTASSFEHSTANSSPEVNVAEIKTPPTVSDGPRSLSDTQDGDRRPEVIMVTLEPDDPENISTQLSLAHKWLLAGIVCATFLQITANSSAFGNATGPIMKELHCGKVVASLGISLFILGLGSGPMLFAPLSEYYGRRPIYIAGLFLYVIFQLPVCLAPNIQTMLVGRFLSAFFSSSFAAVSGGTITDIFDKKTEGDMLVLAMSTFSISPFFGPVIGPLISGFIVQNTKWRWAFWVMMIWSGVLFAIVILFSKETYAPVLTERKVRRLRGEREKNLKDHLVSVFSRDPEKNPSAPVTINEKTPVYYTCALMETKKTQSLGKSVMTNCQRPFGLLSRDPMVLLVCVYSGFLLAIVYGFFVVFPLVFGNIYNFQLQFKGMSFLPLGVGQLTATYGSIPLMRYLTKRFNDKEIAKGKPGGAPELKLIPMMIGCFLCPIGLFWFGWTCYPSIHWIVPMIGSGFFGAGIVLVFAGTFGFLVDGYRVYAASAMAANAFVRSAMACAFPLFARQMFDNWSYHWATSLLGFVSCIMIPIPFVFYIHGEKLRAKSPYAWT